From one Streptomyces sp. N50 genomic stretch:
- a CDS encoding CDP-alcohol phosphatidyltransferase family protein has protein sequence MSRPSVAELRPVVHPAGVKDRRSGEHWMGRLYMREVSLRVDRYLVNTRVSPNQLTYLMTVFGVLAAPALLVPGITGAVLGVVCVQMYLLLDCVDGEIARWRKQYSLAGVYLDRVGAYLTDAAVLVGFGLRAADLFGSGRIDWLWAFLGTLAALGAILIKAETDLVGVARHQTGKAPVQEAAAEMRSSGMALARRAAAAFKFHRLILGIEATLLILVLAIVDQVRGDLYFSRLGVAVLAGIALLQTLLHLVSILASSRLK, from the coding sequence ATGTCAAGGCCATCGGTAGCTGAACTCCGTCCCGTCGTCCACCCCGCAGGGGTGAAGGACCGGCGCAGCGGTGAGCACTGGATGGGACGCCTCTACATGCGTGAGGTGTCTCTGCGGGTCGACCGCTACCTGGTGAACACCAGGGTCTCGCCCAACCAGCTCACGTACCTGATGACCGTCTTCGGTGTGCTCGCGGCCCCGGCGCTGCTGGTGCCGGGGATCACGGGCGCCGTGCTCGGCGTGGTGTGCGTCCAGATGTATCTGCTGCTGGACTGCGTCGACGGCGAGATCGCCCGCTGGCGCAAGCAGTACTCCCTCGCCGGGGTCTACCTCGACCGCGTCGGTGCCTATCTGACCGACGCCGCCGTGCTGGTGGGCTTCGGGCTGCGCGCGGCCGACCTGTTCGGCAGCGGCCGTATCGACTGGCTGTGGGCCTTCCTCGGGACGCTGGCCGCGCTCGGCGCGATCCTCATCAAGGCCGAGACCGACCTGGTCGGCGTCGCCCGCCACCAGACCGGCAAGGCCCCCGTCCAGGAGGCCGCGGCCGAGATGCGGTCCTCCGGGATGGCGCTGGCCCGCCGGGCCGCCGCCGCCTTCAAGTTCCACCGGCTCATCCTCGGCATCGAGGCGACCCTGCTGATCCTGGTCCTCGCGATCGTCGACCAGGTCCGCGGCGACCTGTACTTCTCGCGGCTCGGCGTCGCCGTACTGGCCGGCATCGCGCTGCTGCAGACCCTGCTGCACCTGGTGTCGATCCTCGCGTCGAGCAGGCTGAAGTGA
- a CDS encoding iron-containing alcohol dehydrogenase family protein, protein MPVLTRLIPSPVVVDIRPGALDDLAGVLADQRVSHSGRLAVAVSGGSGARLRARLEPSLPGATWYEVGGGTLDDAIRLAGDMKAGHYDAVVGLGGGKIIDCAKFAAARIGLPLVAVPTNLAHDGLCSPVATLDNDAGRGSYGVPNPIAVVIDLDVIREAPVRFVRAGIGDAISNISAIADWELANRVKGEKIDGLAAAMARQAGEAVLRHPGGVGDNAFLQVLAEALVLSGIAMSVSGDSRPSSGACHEINHAFDLLFPKRAAAHGEQCGLGAAFAMYLRGAHEESAYMAEVLRRHGLPVLPEEIGFTVDEFVRAVEFAPETRPGRYTILEHLDLKTDQIKDIYADYVKAIGS, encoded by the coding sequence GTGCCTGTACTGACCCGGCTGATTCCCTCGCCCGTCGTCGTGGACATCCGCCCGGGTGCCCTCGACGACCTGGCCGGTGTCCTCGCCGACCAGCGCGTCTCGCACTCCGGCCGGCTGGCCGTCGCCGTCAGCGGCGGCTCCGGTGCCCGGCTGCGCGCGCGCCTGGAACCGAGCCTGCCCGGCGCCACCTGGTACGAGGTCGGCGGCGGCACTCTGGACGACGCGATCCGGCTGGCCGGCGACATGAAGGCCGGTCACTACGACGCGGTCGTGGGCCTCGGCGGCGGCAAGATCATCGACTGCGCCAAGTTCGCCGCGGCGCGCATCGGCCTGCCACTGGTCGCCGTACCGACGAACCTCGCGCACGACGGCCTGTGCTCGCCGGTCGCCACCCTCGACAACGACGCGGGCCGCGGCTCCTACGGCGTGCCGAACCCGATCGCCGTCGTCATCGACCTCGACGTGATCCGTGAGGCACCGGTCCGCTTCGTGCGGGCGGGCATCGGGGACGCGATCTCCAACATCTCCGCGATCGCGGACTGGGAGCTCGCGAACCGCGTCAAGGGCGAGAAGATCGACGGGCTCGCCGCGGCCATGGCCCGGCAGGCCGGCGAGGCCGTCCTGAGGCACCCGGGCGGGGTCGGCGACAACGCCTTCCTCCAGGTGCTGGCCGAGGCGCTCGTCCTCAGCGGTATCGCCATGTCGGTGTCGGGCGACTCACGCCCGTCCTCCGGCGCCTGCCACGAGATCAACCACGCCTTCGACCTGCTCTTCCCCAAACGCGCCGCCGCCCACGGCGAGCAGTGCGGACTGGGCGCGGCCTTCGCGATGTACCTCCGCGGGGCCCACGAGGAATCGGCCTACATGGCCGAGGTGCTGCGCCGGCACGGACTGCCGGTGCTGCCGGAGGAGATCGGGTTCACGGTGGACGAGTTCGTCCGTGCCGTGGAGTTCGCCCCCGAGACCCGCCCCGGCCGCTACACCATCCTCGAACACCTCGACCTGAAAACCGACCAGATCAAGGACATCTACGCCGACTATGTCAAGGCCATCGGTAGCTGA
- a CDS encoding DJ-1/PfpI family protein, whose product MQIAIVLFDRFTALDAVGPYETLGRLPDSETVFVAERTGPVRNETGNLALVADRTLADVPTPDIVVVPGGPGQTPQMENATLLDWLRTADATTTWTTSVCTGSLLLAAAGLLQGRRATSHWLALDHLKQFGAEPTGERVVTDGKYVTAAGVSSGIDMGLTLLGRIAGDEHAQAVQLLTEYDPQPPYDAGSPEKAPAHLVERFRAGSRFILK is encoded by the coding sequence ATGCAGATCGCCATCGTCCTCTTCGACCGCTTCACCGCCCTGGACGCCGTAGGCCCCTACGAAACCCTCGGCCGCCTCCCGGACTCGGAGACCGTCTTCGTCGCCGAACGGACCGGCCCCGTCCGCAACGAAACCGGAAACCTGGCACTCGTCGCCGACCGCACCCTCGCCGACGTCCCGACCCCCGACATCGTGGTCGTCCCGGGCGGCCCCGGCCAGACCCCGCAGATGGAGAACGCGACCCTCCTGGACTGGCTGCGCACCGCCGACGCCACCACCACCTGGACGACCTCGGTGTGCACGGGCTCCCTGCTGCTGGCCGCGGCCGGACTCCTCCAAGGCCGTCGCGCGACCTCCCACTGGCTCGCCCTGGACCACCTGAAGCAGTTCGGCGCCGAGCCCACGGGGGAGCGGGTGGTGACCGACGGCAAGTACGTCACCGCGGCGGGCGTCTCCTCCGGCATCGACATGGGGCTCACCCTGCTCGGCCGGATCGCGGGCGACGAACACGCCCAGGCCGTACAGCTGTTGACCGAGTACGACCCGCAACCGCCGTACGACGCGGGGTCCCCGGAGAAGGCGCCCGCGCACCTCGTCGAGAGGTTCCGCGCGGGCAGCCGCTTCATCCTGAAGTAG
- a CDS encoding SCO6745 family protein: MTTAAVDPRAGRRCHNALNSLHATLYFSPDLGKEFGALGVTHPGAVNFAVRAAAMGAVGPGTVTATFYNYKYDLVARHVPAVWETASPEQCLHARARAVDATLRRLLGEDAIASEEMAEAARLALRASEACSRPARPLYAAHADLPVPEEPHLAYFHAATLLREHRGDGHLAALMSAGLDGLEAVVTHTATGKGMAPKWVFGTRGWNQEEWDAASGRLRERGLLDGDGELTEAGVALRAGIEAETDRLDRAPYEHLGAEGVVRLTELATGFARLALAAGAFPRDLLGKS, encoded by the coding sequence ATGACTACTGCCGCCGTCGATCCCCGTGCCGGGCGCCGCTGCCACAACGCGCTCAACTCCCTGCACGCCACGCTCTACTTCTCGCCCGACCTGGGGAAGGAGTTCGGCGCCCTCGGAGTCACGCACCCCGGGGCCGTCAACTTCGCCGTACGGGCGGCGGCGATGGGGGCCGTCGGCCCCGGCACGGTGACGGCGACCTTCTACAACTACAAGTACGACCTCGTGGCCCGGCACGTCCCCGCCGTGTGGGAAACCGCCTCCCCGGAGCAGTGCCTCCACGCACGCGCGCGTGCCGTCGACGCGACCCTGCGGCGCCTGCTCGGCGAGGACGCGATCGCGTCGGAGGAGATGGCGGAGGCCGCGCGGCTGGCGCTGCGGGCGAGTGAGGCGTGCTCGCGTCCCGCCCGGCCCCTGTACGCCGCCCACGCCGACCTGCCGGTCCCCGAAGAGCCGCACCTCGCCTACTTCCACGCGGCCACCCTGCTGCGCGAGCACCGCGGCGACGGTCACCTGGCCGCCCTGATGTCCGCCGGACTCGACGGTCTGGAGGCCGTGGTCACCCACACCGCGACCGGCAAGGGCATGGCCCCGAAGTGGGTGTTCGGCACGCGCGGGTGGAACCAGGAGGAGTGGGACGCCGCTTCGGGACGGCTCCGGGAGCGCGGGCTGCTCGACGGGGACGGCGAGTTGACGGAGGCCGGGGTCGCGCTGCGCGCCGGGATCGAGGCGGAGACCGACCGGCTGGACCGGGCACCGTACGAGCACCTGGGCGCCGAAGGGGTCGTACGTCTGACCGAGCTGGCGACCGGATTCGCGCGGCTCGCGCTGGCCGCCGGGGCGTTTCCCCGGGATCTGCTCGGCAAGAGCTAG
- a CDS encoding cation diffusion facilitator family transporter, with product MGAGHDHGHSHGAPVTGTAAAAYQGRLRIALGITITVMVVEVVGGLLADSLALIADAAHMATDALGLGMALLAIHFANRPATGNRTFGLARAEILAALANCLLLLGVGGYVLYEAVQRFVTPADTEGGLTIVFGLIGLVANMISLTLLVRGQKDSLNVRGAFLEVAADALGSLAVIISAVVILTTGWQAADPIASLAIGLMIVPRTLKLLRETLDVLLESAPKDVDMQDVRAHIVALDGVEDVHDLHAWTITSGMPVLSAHVVVRSDVLNAIGNEKMLHELQGCLGDHFDVEHCTFQLEPRGHAEHEAKLCH from the coding sequence ATGGGGGCAGGGCACGACCACGGGCATTCTCACGGCGCTCCCGTCACCGGTACGGCGGCGGCCGCGTACCAGGGGAGGCTGCGGATCGCGCTGGGGATCACGATCACCGTGATGGTGGTCGAGGTGGTCGGCGGGCTGCTCGCGGACTCCCTCGCGCTCATCGCGGACGCGGCCCACATGGCGACGGACGCGCTCGGCCTCGGCATGGCGCTGCTCGCGATCCACTTCGCCAACCGGCCCGCGACCGGCAACCGGACCTTCGGCCTGGCCCGCGCGGAGATCCTCGCCGCGCTCGCCAACTGCCTGCTGCTGCTCGGCGTCGGGGGCTACGTCCTGTACGAGGCGGTCCAGCGGTTCGTCACGCCCGCCGACACCGAGGGCGGGCTGACCATCGTGTTCGGTCTGATCGGCCTGGTCGCGAACATGATCTCCCTCACGCTGCTGGTGCGCGGCCAGAAGGACAGCCTGAACGTGCGGGGCGCCTTCCTGGAGGTCGCCGCGGACGCGCTGGGCTCCCTCGCGGTGATCATCTCGGCCGTGGTGATCCTCACCACGGGCTGGCAGGCCGCCGACCCGATCGCCTCGCTCGCCATCGGCCTGATGATCGTGCCGCGCACCCTGAAGCTGCTGCGCGAGACCCTGGACGTGCTGCTGGAGTCGGCCCCCAAGGACGTCGACATGCAGGACGTGCGCGCCCACATCGTGGCCCTGGACGGGGTCGAGGACGTCCACGATCTGCACGCGTGGACGATCACCTCCGGCATGCCGGTGCTCTCCGCGCACGTCGTCGTCCGCTCGGACGTGCTGAACGCCATCGGCAACGAGAAGATGCTCCACGAACTCCAGGGCTGTCTCGGCGACCACTTCGACGTGGAGCACTGCACCTTCCAGCTGGAACCCCGCGGACACGCGGAGCACGAGGCGAAGCTGTGCCACTGA
- a CDS encoding enoyl-CoA hydratase/isomerase family protein → MEPRLLHDVTDSVATVVVHHPGKRNAMTAEMWRSLPPLLDTLAADPGVRALVLTGEGGTFCAGADISTLRESAGEAQGLAVLAEEALAAFPKPTLAAIRGHCVGGGAQLAAACDLRFAEEGALFGVTPAKLGIVYPASATRRLVSLVGPGTAKYLLFSGELIDAERALRTGFVDELLPGGELAKRVAEFTRVLVSRSQLTQASAKEFANGRTDRDGYWAEQTRGSGDTAEGVAAFLERRAPRFTWTTAGTAAETA, encoded by the coding sequence ATGGAGCCCCGCCTGCTGCACGACGTCACCGACTCGGTCGCCACCGTCGTCGTCCACCACCCCGGCAAGCGCAACGCGATGACCGCCGAGATGTGGCGCTCGCTGCCGCCGCTGCTCGACACGCTCGCCGCCGATCCGGGCGTACGGGCGCTCGTGCTGACCGGTGAGGGCGGGACGTTCTGCGCCGGGGCCGACATCTCGACGCTGCGGGAGTCGGCGGGTGAGGCGCAGGGGCTGGCGGTGCTCGCGGAGGAGGCGCTCGCGGCGTTCCCTAAGCCGACGTTGGCGGCGATCCGGGGTCATTGCGTGGGCGGCGGGGCGCAGTTGGCGGCGGCGTGTGATCTGCGGTTCGCGGAGGAGGGCGCGCTGTTCGGGGTGACTCCGGCGAAGCTCGGGATCGTGTATCCGGCGTCCGCGACACGGCGGTTGGTGTCGCTGGTGGGGCCGGGTACCGCCAAGTACCTGCTGTTCTCCGGCGAGTTGATCGACGCGGAACGGGCGCTGCGCACCGGGTTCGTCGACGAGTTGCTCCCCGGGGGAGAACTCGCCAAGCGGGTCGCGGAGTTCACCCGGGTGCTGGTCTCCCGCTCGCAGTTGACGCAGGCCTCGGCGAAGGAGTTCGCCAACGGCCGTACGGACAGGGACGGTTACTGGGCAGAGCAGACGCGCGGCAGCGGCGACACCGCGGAGGGCGTCGCCGCGTTCCTGGAGCGCCGGGCGCCACGCTTCACCTGGACCACGGCAGGGACTGCCGCAGAGACTGCTTAG
- a CDS encoding ABC transporter permease, whose amino-acid sequence MSETTHDGGVAVSPRPSPDEGLTAAQLSAKYGLTVSGARPGLAEYVRQLWGRRHFILAFSQAKLTAQYSQAKLGQLWQVATPLLNAAVYFFIFGVILKASRGMSRDVYIPFLVTGVFVFTFTQSSIMAGVRAISGNLGLVRALHFPRASLPISFALQQLQQLLFSMVVLFIIVVGFGSYPSLSWLLIVPVLVLQFLFNTGLALIVARMGAKTPDLAQLMPFMLRTWMYASGVMFSISTMMEGRSEVFVRILQVNPAAIYMDLMRFALIDGYGSSNLPPHVWAIAAFWAVVLFVGGFVYFWQAEERYGRG is encoded by the coding sequence TTGAGTGAGACAACGCATGACGGCGGAGTCGCGGTGAGCCCGCGTCCGTCGCCCGACGAAGGCCTCACGGCGGCGCAGCTGTCCGCCAAGTACGGGCTGACGGTGAGCGGTGCCCGCCCCGGACTCGCCGAGTACGTCCGCCAGCTCTGGGGACGCCGGCACTTCATCCTCGCCTTCTCCCAGGCGAAGCTGACGGCCCAGTACAGCCAGGCGAAGCTCGGCCAGCTCTGGCAGGTGGCCACACCGCTGCTGAACGCGGCCGTGTACTTCTTCATCTTCGGCGTCATCCTGAAGGCCAGCCGCGGCATGTCCCGGGACGTGTACATCCCGTTCCTGGTCACGGGCGTCTTCGTGTTCACCTTCACGCAGAGCTCGATCATGGCGGGCGTCCGCGCGATCTCCGGCAACCTCGGCCTGGTGCGCGCGCTGCACTTCCCGCGCGCCTCGCTGCCGATCTCCTTCGCGCTCCAGCAGCTCCAGCAGCTGCTGTTCTCGATGGTCGTGCTGTTCATCATCGTCGTGGGCTTCGGCAGCTACCCCAGCCTGTCCTGGCTGCTGATCGTCCCGGTCCTGGTGCTGCAGTTCCTCTTCAACACCGGGCTCGCGCTGATCGTGGCGCGGATGGGCGCCAAGACCCCGGACCTCGCGCAGCTGATGCCGTTCATGCTGCGCACCTGGATGTACGCGTCGGGCGTCATGTTCTCCATCAGCACGATGATGGAGGGCCGCTCCGAGGTGTTCGTCCGCATCCTGCAGGTGAACCCGGCGGCCATCTACATGGACCTGATGCGCTTCGCGCTCATCGACGGCTACGGCTCGTCGAACCTGCCGCCGCACGTCTGGGCCATCGCCGCCTTCTGGGCCGTGGTCCTGTTCGTCGGCGGTTTCGTGTACTTCTGGCAGGCGGAGGAGAGGTACGGCCGTGGCTGA
- the galE gene encoding UDP-glucose 4-epimerase GalE codes for MTWLITGGAGYIGAHVARAMTNAGERVVALDDLSAGSPARLPTAVPLVHGSSLDGDLLKRVFAEHEVTGVVHLAARKQVAESVARPTYYYRENVGGLANLLDAVAEAGIERFVFSSSAAVYGDPGVDLITEDTPCAPVNPYGETKLTGEWLVRAAGAAHGIDTVCLRYFNVAGAAAPELADTGVFNIVPMVFDRLTRDEAPRIFGDDYPTPDGTCVRDYIHVADLAEAHLAAARRLADGGASGDLTVNIGRGQGVSVRELVTAIGEVTGDRRPAVVEGRRPGDAPRAVASAELAAVELGWSARRGVREMVESAWQGWRLHHDM; via the coding sequence ATGACATGGCTGATCACCGGCGGAGCCGGATACATCGGGGCCCATGTGGCGCGGGCGATGACGAACGCCGGGGAACGCGTCGTCGCCCTGGACGACCTCTCCGCGGGTAGCCCCGCACGCCTCCCTACGGCCGTCCCGCTCGTCCACGGCTCCTCCCTCGACGGCGACCTCCTGAAGCGGGTGTTCGCCGAGCACGAGGTGACCGGGGTCGTGCATCTCGCGGCACGCAAGCAGGTCGCCGAGTCCGTGGCGCGGCCGACGTACTACTACCGGGAGAACGTCGGCGGCCTGGCGAACCTCCTGGACGCGGTCGCCGAGGCCGGTATCGAGCGGTTCGTGTTCTCGTCCTCGGCGGCGGTCTACGGCGACCCGGGCGTCGACCTGATCACCGAGGACACCCCGTGCGCGCCGGTGAACCCGTACGGCGAGACCAAGCTCACCGGGGAGTGGCTGGTCCGGGCTGCGGGCGCGGCGCACGGCATCGACACGGTGTGCCTGCGCTACTTCAACGTGGCGGGCGCGGCCGCCCCCGAGCTGGCCGACACGGGTGTCTTCAACATCGTCCCCATGGTCTTCGACCGGCTCACCCGCGACGAGGCCCCGCGGATCTTCGGCGACGACTACCCGACCCCGGACGGCACGTGCGTCCGCGACTACATCCATGTCGCCGATCTCGCGGAGGCCCACCTGGCGGCGGCCCGGCGACTGGCCGACGGGGGCGCGAGCGGTGATCTGACGGTCAACATCGGCCGCGGGCAAGGGGTTTCGGTCCGCGAGCTGGTCACGGCGATCGGCGAGGTCACCGGGGACCGGCGGCCGGCCGTCGTCGAGGGGCGACGTCCCGGTGACGCGCCGCGCGCGGTCGCCTCCGCCGAGCTGGCCGCCGTAGAGCTGGGGTGGTCGGCTCGGCGTGGGGTGCGGGAGATGGTGGAGTCGGCGTGGCAAGGGTGGCGGCTGCACCACGACATGTGA
- a CDS encoding ATP-binding protein, producing MENHGGGSGPRPEGGRDDPPDPARDPAPDPASDLVPAPPDPLPYEGVWRFTASAVDASVPQARHAVRDLLFRQGVPLSDELLQGLLLIVSELVTNVVRHAVLLSPTLAVEIAVGAEWVRVSVEDNHPYRPTALVADHDETGGRGLLLVREVTREAGGVCDVEHTASGGKVIWAALPLKPAQVP from the coding sequence ATGGAGAACCACGGGGGTGGGTCAGGCCCACGCCCAGAAGGCGGCAGAGACGACCCCCCGGATCCCGCCCGGGATCCCGCCCCGGATCCCGCTTCGGATCTCGTCCCCGCCCCGCCGGATCCGCTGCCGTACGAGGGAGTCTGGCGGTTCACCGCCTCCGCCGTCGACGCCTCCGTCCCGCAGGCGCGACACGCCGTACGGGACCTGCTCTTCCGGCAGGGCGTACCCCTCTCGGACGAGCTGCTGCAGGGGCTGTTGCTGATCGTCTCCGAGCTGGTCACCAACGTGGTCCGGCACGCGGTGCTGCTGTCGCCGACCCTCGCCGTGGAGATCGCCGTCGGCGCCGAGTGGGTGCGGGTGTCCGTCGAGGACAACCACCCCTACCGCCCGACCGCCCTGGTCGCCGACCACGACGAGACCGGCGGCCGGGGACTGCTCCTGGTGCGCGAGGTGACCCGGGAGGCGGGCGGCGTCTGCGACGTCGAGCACACGGCGAGCGGCGGCAAGGTGATCTGGGCCGCCCTGCCGCTCAAGCCCGCGCAGGTGCCGTAA
- a CDS encoding GlxA family transcriptional regulator, producing MRTVLVVLFDDVQSLDVTGPVEVFAGAETQAPGTYRIRTASLDGGPVRTSSGLTVVPDSSLADAPAPHTLLVPGGRGTRAPDPRLTAWLRTHGPRAERLVSVCTGAILLAEAGLLAGRRATTHWAYCAKLARDHPAVEVDPDPIYVRDGPVSTSAGVTSGIDLALALVEEDLGRDTALTIARHLVVFLRRPGNQAQFSAQLAAQTARREPLREVQQWITEHPGDDLSVESLAARARLSPRHFARAFQSETGMTPGRYVDRVRLEHARRLLEDTADGIEQISRASGYGTPESMRRAFLKTLGTAPTEYRRRFHPAAG from the coding sequence ATGCGAACCGTCCTGGTGGTCCTCTTCGACGACGTCCAGAGCCTCGATGTCACCGGTCCGGTGGAGGTCTTCGCGGGCGCCGAGACGCAGGCCCCCGGGACCTACCGCATCCGTACGGCCTCCCTGGACGGCGGCCCGGTGCGTACCTCCAGCGGCCTGACCGTCGTACCGGACTCGTCCCTCGCCGACGCGCCCGCCCCGCACACGCTCCTCGTCCCCGGCGGCCGGGGCACGCGCGCCCCGGACCCGCGCCTGACCGCCTGGCTCCGCACACACGGGCCGCGCGCGGAGCGACTGGTCTCCGTGTGCACCGGGGCGATCCTGCTCGCCGAGGCGGGCCTCCTGGCCGGTCGCCGGGCCACCACGCACTGGGCGTACTGCGCGAAACTCGCCCGCGACCACCCCGCCGTCGAGGTCGACCCCGACCCGATTTACGTCCGCGACGGACCCGTCTCCACCTCGGCCGGTGTCACCTCGGGCATCGATCTCGCCCTCGCCCTGGTCGAGGAGGACCTGGGCCGGGACACAGCGCTGACCATCGCGCGCCACCTGGTCGTGTTCCTGCGCCGGCCGGGGAACCAGGCCCAGTTCAGCGCCCAGCTCGCCGCCCAGACGGCCCGGCGGGAGCCCCTCCGCGAGGTCCAGCAGTGGATCACGGAGCACCCCGGCGACGACCTGAGCGTCGAGTCCCTCGCCGCCCGCGCCCGCCTCTCGCCCCGCCACTTCGCCCGCGCCTTCCAGTCCGAGACCGGCATGACCCCCGGCCGCTACGTCGACCGCGTCCGCCTCGAACACGCCCGCCGCCTCCTGGAGGACACCGCCGACGGCATCGAGCAGATCTCCCGAGCCAGCGGCTACGGCACCCCCGAGTCCATGCGCCGAGCCTTCCTCAAAACCCTCGGCACGGCCCCGACGGAGTACCGCCGCCGCTTCCACCCGGCCGCCGGCTGA
- a CDS encoding phosphocholine cytidylyltransferase family protein, producing the protein MIGLVLAAGAGRRLRPYTDSLPKALVPVGPAGIEGEPTVLDLTLGNFAEIGLTEVAIIVGYRKEAVYERKAALEAKYGLKLTLIDNDKAEEWNNAYSLWCGRDALKDGVILANGDTVHPVSVEHTLLAARGEGKKIILALDTVKSLADEEMKVVVDPAKGMTKITKLMDPAEATGEYIGVTLIEGDAMSELADALKTVWETDPQQFYEHGYQELVNRGFRIDVAPIGDVKWVEIDNHDDLAKGREIACLY; encoded by the coding sequence ATGATCGGCCTCGTGCTGGCGGCCGGCGCCGGACGGCGTCTGCGCCCCTACACCGACAGCCTTCCCAAGGCTCTGGTGCCGGTGGGGCCCGCGGGCATAGAGGGCGAACCGACGGTCCTGGACCTCACCCTCGGCAACTTCGCCGAGATCGGTCTGACCGAGGTCGCGATCATCGTCGGCTACCGCAAGGAGGCCGTCTACGAACGCAAGGCGGCCCTTGAGGCGAAGTACGGCCTCAAGCTCACCCTCATCGACAACGACAAGGCCGAGGAGTGGAACAACGCCTACTCCCTGTGGTGCGGACGTGACGCCCTCAAGGACGGCGTGATCCTCGCCAACGGCGACACCGTCCACCCGGTCTCCGTCGAGCACACGCTGCTCGCGGCGCGCGGCGAGGGCAAGAAGATCATCCTCGCCCTCGACACCGTCAAGTCCCTCGCGGACGAGGAGATGAAGGTCGTCGTCGACCCCGCCAAGGGCATGACGAAGATCACCAAGCTGATGGACCCCGCCGAGGCCACCGGCGAGTACATCGGCGTCACCCTCATCGAGGGCGACGCCATGTCCGAACTGGCCGACGCGCTCAAGACCGTGTGGGAGACCGACCCGCAGCAGTTCTACGAGCACGGCTACCAGGAGCTCGTGAACCGCGGCTTCCGGATCGACGTGGCCCCGATCGGCGACGTCAAGTGGGTCGAGATCGACAACCACGACGACTTGGCCAAGGGTCGGGAGATCGCGTGCCTGTACTGA
- the idi gene encoding isopentenyl-diphosphate Delta-isomerase, producing the protein MPTTPATATHNSSNGTADAILLELVDESGVTIGTAEKLTAHQPPGQLHRAFSVFLFDEQGRLLLQQRALGKYHSPGVWSNTCCGHPYPGEAPFAAAARRTFEELGVSPSLLAEAGTVRYNHPDPDSGLVEQEYNHLFVGMVQSPLRPDPEEVGTTAFVTPAELDERHAKDTFSSWFMTVLDAARPAVRELTGPSAGW; encoded by the coding sequence ATGCCGACCACACCTGCCACCGCGACGCACAACTCGTCGAACGGCACCGCTGACGCGATCTTGCTCGAACTGGTCGACGAGAGCGGCGTGACGATCGGCACCGCCGAGAAGCTCACCGCCCATCAGCCGCCGGGGCAGCTGCACCGCGCCTTCTCCGTCTTTCTCTTCGACGAGCAGGGCCGGCTGCTGCTCCAGCAGCGGGCGCTCGGCAAGTACCACTCCCCCGGTGTGTGGTCCAACACCTGCTGCGGTCACCCCTACCCCGGCGAGGCGCCCTTCGCGGCTGCGGCCCGGCGGACGTTCGAGGAACTGGGGGTGTCCCCGTCGCTGCTCGCGGAGGCGGGCACGGTGCGCTACAACCACCCGGACCCGGACTCGGGCCTGGTGGAGCAGGAGTACAACCACCTCTTCGTCGGCATGGTGCAGTCGCCGCTGCGGCCGGACCCGGAGGAGGTGGGCACGACCGCGTTCGTGACCCCCGCCGAGCTGGACGAACGGCACGCGAAGGACACCTTCTCGTCCTGGTTCATGACGGTGCTGGACGCGGCCCGCCCGGCGGTCCGGGAGCTGACGGGCCCGTCCGCGGGCTGGTGA